A genome region from Micromonospora peucetia includes the following:
- a CDS encoding aldehyde dehydrogenase family protein: MFEYAPAPESRSVVDIRTSYGLFINGEFVAPADGGSFKSINPASEEVLAEVAEAGAQDVERAVRAARKAYDKVWGPMPGRDRAKYLFRIARLVQERSRELAVLESLDNGKPIRESRDVDLPLVAAHFFYYAGWADKLEHAGFGASPRPLGVAAQVIPWNFPLLMLAWKIAPALAAGNTVVLKPAETTPLTALLFAEICQQADLPAGVVNIVTGAGDTGRALVEHPGVDKVAFTGSTEVGRAIARSVAGTRKKLTLELGGKAANIVFDDAPVDQAVEGIVNGIFFNQGHVCCAGSRLLVQENVADRVLESLKRRMAQLRVGDPLDKNTDIGAINSAAQLARIRELSEAGAAEGAERWSPPCELPERGFWFAPTIFTGVTQAHRIAREEIFGPVLSVLTFRTPAEAVEKANNTPYGLSAGIWTDKGSRILWMADRLRAGVVWANTFNKFDPTSPFGGYKESGYGREGGRHGLEGYLNV, translated from the coding sequence TTGTTCGAATACGCACCCGCCCCCGAGTCCCGCTCGGTGGTGGACATCAGAACCTCCTACGGGCTGTTCATCAACGGGGAGTTCGTCGCCCCCGCCGACGGCGGCAGCTTCAAGTCGATCAACCCGGCCTCCGAGGAGGTGCTCGCCGAGGTCGCCGAGGCCGGCGCGCAGGACGTGGAGCGTGCGGTCCGCGCCGCCCGGAAGGCGTACGACAAGGTCTGGGGCCCGATGCCGGGCCGGGACCGGGCCAAGTACCTGTTCCGGATCGCCCGGCTCGTCCAGGAGCGCTCCCGCGAGCTGGCCGTGCTGGAGTCGCTGGACAACGGCAAGCCGATCAGGGAGTCCCGCGACGTCGACCTGCCCCTGGTCGCCGCGCACTTCTTCTACTACGCCGGCTGGGCCGACAAGCTGGAGCACGCCGGGTTCGGCGCGAGCCCGCGACCGCTCGGCGTGGCGGCGCAGGTCATCCCGTGGAACTTCCCGCTGCTGATGCTGGCGTGGAAGATCGCCCCGGCGCTGGCCGCCGGCAACACGGTGGTGCTGAAGCCGGCCGAGACGACCCCGCTGACCGCGCTGCTCTTCGCCGAGATCTGCCAGCAGGCCGACCTGCCGGCCGGCGTGGTCAACATCGTCACCGGCGCCGGCGACACCGGCCGCGCGCTGGTCGAGCACCCCGGCGTGGACAAGGTCGCCTTCACCGGCTCGACCGAGGTGGGCCGGGCCATCGCCCGCTCGGTGGCCGGCACCCGCAAGAAGCTCACCCTGGAACTGGGCGGCAAGGCGGCCAACATCGTCTTCGACGACGCCCCGGTCGACCAGGCCGTCGAGGGCATCGTCAACGGGATCTTCTTCAACCAGGGGCACGTCTGCTGCGCCGGCTCCCGGCTGCTCGTTCAGGAGAACGTCGCCGACCGGGTGCTGGAGTCGCTGAAGCGCCGGATGGCCCAGCTACGAGTCGGCGACCCGCTGGACAAGAACACCGACATCGGCGCGATCAACTCGGCCGCCCAGCTGGCGCGGATCCGGGAGCTGTCCGAGGCCGGGGCCGCCGAGGGCGCGGAGCGCTGGTCGCCGCCGTGCGAGCTGCCGGAGCGCGGCTTCTGGTTCGCGCCGACGATCTTCACCGGGGTCACCCAGGCACACCGGATCGCCCGCGAGGAGATCTTCGGCCCGGTGCTGTCCGTGCTGACGTTCCGCACCCCGGCCGAGGCCGTCGAGAAGGCCAACAACACGCCGTACGGGCTGTCGGCCGGAATCTGGACCGACAAGGGCTCCCGGATCCTGTGGATGGCCGACCGGCTGCGCGCCGGCGTCGTCTGGGCCAACACGTTCAACAAGTTCGACCCCACCTCGCCGTTCGGCGGCTACAAGGAGTCGGGCTACGGTCGCGAGGGCGGCCGGCACGGGCTGGAGGGCTACCTCAATGTCTGA
- a CDS encoding amidohydrolase, which produces MTSALTLPTGNQLASSWLAAPSGSEPLPFELDHLLHLRMPGLIATRRHLHSHPELSGEEFETAALIARELSLAGLRPRMLPKGNGVICDIDGRPDGPVIALRADIDALPLTDSKDVSYRSTVDGVCHACGHDVHTTVMLGVGMLLAQLADLGELPGRVRLIFQPAEEILPCGSLEVIEAGGLDDVVQIFALHCDPNLPVGQIGLRVGPITAAADNVTVRLTGPGGHTARPHLTVDLVDALGRLITEVPALVSRRVPANSGLLLVFGHASAGTRYNVIPSEASASGTLRVMDRDTWELAPKIVSQVVRDVVAPTGATVDLEYLRGRPPVCNDSRAIGVLTAATTAALGPEGVAETPQSMGGEDFSWYLEYVPGALARLGVGRSGPNVDLHRASFDADERAIPVGVRLMVQTALRALAAAR; this is translated from the coding sequence GTGACGAGTGCGTTGACGCTGCCCACCGGCAACCAGCTGGCGTCGTCCTGGCTGGCGGCGCCGTCCGGGTCCGAGCCCCTGCCGTTCGAGCTGGACCACCTGCTCCACCTCCGGATGCCCGGGTTGATCGCCACCCGTCGCCACCTCCACTCGCACCCGGAGCTCTCCGGCGAGGAGTTCGAGACGGCCGCCCTGATCGCCCGGGAGCTCTCCCTGGCCGGGCTGAGGCCGCGGATGCTGCCGAAGGGCAACGGGGTCATCTGCGACATCGACGGCCGCCCCGACGGCCCGGTGATCGCGCTGCGCGCCGACATCGACGCCCTGCCGCTGACCGACTCGAAGGACGTGTCGTACCGCTCCACCGTGGATGGCGTCTGCCACGCCTGCGGTCACGACGTGCACACCACAGTCATGCTCGGTGTCGGCATGCTGCTGGCCCAGCTCGCTGACCTCGGCGAGCTGCCCGGCCGGGTCCGGCTGATCTTCCAGCCCGCCGAGGAGATCCTGCCCTGCGGCTCGCTGGAGGTCATCGAGGCCGGCGGCCTGGACGACGTGGTGCAGATCTTCGCGCTGCACTGCGACCCCAACCTGCCGGTCGGGCAGATCGGCCTGCGGGTCGGCCCGATCACCGCAGCCGCCGACAACGTCACCGTCCGGCTCACCGGCCCCGGCGGGCACACCGCCCGGCCGCACCTGACCGTCGACCTGGTCGACGCGCTCGGTCGCCTGATTACCGAGGTGCCGGCCCTGGTCAGCCGCCGGGTGCCGGCCAACAGCGGGCTGCTGCTGGTGTTCGGCCACGCCTCGGCCGGCACCCGTTACAACGTCATCCCCTCCGAGGCGTCCGCCTCCGGCACCCTGCGGGTGATGGACCGCGACACCTGGGAGCTGGCCCCCAAGATCGTGAGTCAGGTGGTCCGCGACGTCGTCGCCCCGACCGGGGCCACGGTCGACCTGGAATACCTGCGGGGCCGCCCGCCGGTGTGCAACGACTCCCGGGCCATCGGAGTCCTGACCGCCGCCACCACCGCCGCGCTCGGACCGGAGGGCGTCGCCGAGACCCCGCAGAGCATGGGCGGCGAGGACTTCTCCTGGTACCTGGAGTACGTCCCCGGCGCGCTCGCCCGGCTCGGCGTCGGCCGTTCCGGCCCGAACGTGGACCTGCACCGGGCCTCGTTCGACGCGGACGAACGGGCCATCCCCGTCGGCGTACGCCTCATGGTCCAGACCGCGCTGCGGGCACTGGCGGCGGCGCGGTAG
- a CDS encoding serine/threonine-protein kinase: protein MTQIPTWSGGPVSPPNGRATPGTTIGDRYSLRSTVGNGGMGTVWRATDTLLRRDVAVKEVVLPPGLAPSDRDSMYERTLREARAAAAIQHPAVVQVYDVVTEGGRPWIVMELLDARSLADMVIEDGPVTQRVVAKIGIALLGALEVAHAIGVLHRDVKPANVLICADGRCVLTDFGVARMPTDVQLTTPGMVLGSPHFISPERAMGQEFGPPSDLFSLGVTLYTAVEGRPPFDKGDPIETMHAVVEDPPAPPQRSGPLARVLMGLLEKDPARRFDVHTARAMLRELLAGPLTSNAAAVNSVTDPYSVVPVPRSVPAPPAAQPEQPKPSGHIGGRAMLNPGESLTDRLAALRRGERPGQAALPAGPAAMEDTSADALAGPLHTPTGAMPAPTGPKPAGRTYGGPEATQRMTAGGNDATQQMRTNAAGLVGFSGPTEATQRVNAGTPVFGAPPEATQRVSAGTPVFGPPPEATQHIGGTYGGGQWSVPGTGQPWATPATEPAAAGSGGGFAGRVGGVVGTVKGWPRKVQLAAAGGLAVVLLIGAVVLFSGGDEPAPTTPQAAPTSQAPAGGVPQMKEHSGKGVRVMVPQGWELNSAGNWVDYVDPQDEGRKVRILVEDFRTTSMRWAEVATDGLKNRSKSCAKPYNQLAMDEVQWVGKAAAQFEYTCGEGEAKRHGVWRGVVHEGKSYSFYLTSNDAKFADSRPIFDEMVKSFQLTEAG from the coding sequence GTGACTCAGATCCCGACGTGGAGCGGCGGACCAGTGAGTCCCCCCAACGGACGCGCGACCCCCGGCACGACCATCGGTGACCGCTACTCGCTGCGTTCGACGGTGGGCAACGGCGGCATGGGCACGGTCTGGCGTGCCACAGACACGCTCCTGCGGCGGGACGTGGCCGTCAAGGAGGTCGTCCTGCCTCCGGGGCTGGCCCCGAGCGACCGTGACTCCATGTACGAACGCACCCTGCGCGAGGCCCGCGCCGCAGCCGCGATCCAGCACCCGGCCGTCGTCCAGGTCTACGACGTGGTCACCGAGGGCGGCCGGCCGTGGATCGTGATGGAACTGCTCGACGCCCGCAGCCTCGCCGACATGGTGATCGAGGACGGACCGGTCACGCAGCGGGTGGTCGCCAAGATCGGCATCGCACTGCTCGGCGCGCTCGAGGTGGCGCACGCGATCGGCGTGCTGCACCGCGACGTCAAGCCGGCCAACGTGCTGATCTGCGCCGACGGCCGGTGCGTGCTGACCGACTTCGGCGTGGCCCGGATGCCCACCGACGTGCAGCTCACCACCCCCGGCATGGTGCTCGGCTCGCCGCACTTCATCTCCCCCGAGCGGGCGATGGGCCAGGAGTTCGGCCCGCCGAGCGACCTCTTCTCGCTGGGCGTCACGCTCTACACGGCGGTGGAGGGGCGGCCCCCGTTCGACAAGGGCGACCCGATCGAGACCATGCACGCCGTGGTCGAGGACCCGCCCGCCCCGCCGCAGCGCAGCGGGCCGCTGGCCCGGGTGCTGATGGGCCTGTTGGAGAAGGACCCGGCCCGCCGCTTCGACGTGCACACCGCCCGGGCCATGCTGCGCGAGCTGCTCGCCGGCCCGCTGACCAGCAACGCCGCCGCGGTGAACTCGGTGACCGATCCCTACTCGGTGGTCCCGGTCCCACGGTCGGTGCCGGCCCCGCCGGCCGCCCAACCGGAGCAGCCGAAGCCGAGCGGGCATATCGGCGGGCGGGCCATGCTGAACCCGGGCGAGTCGCTCACCGACCGGTTGGCGGCACTGCGCCGGGGTGAGCGCCCCGGCCAGGCCGCCCTGCCCGCCGGCCCCGCCGCGATGGAGGACACCAGCGCCGACGCGCTGGCCGGGCCGCTGCACACCCCCACCGGCGCGATGCCGGCGCCGACCGGGCCCAAGCCGGCCGGCCGCACCTACGGCGGCCCCGAGGCGACCCAGCGGATGACGGCCGGTGGCAACGACGCCACCCAGCAGATGCGGACCAACGCCGCCGGCCTGGTCGGGTTCAGCGGCCCGACGGAGGCGACCCAGCGGGTGAACGCGGGCACGCCCGTCTTCGGCGCACCGCCGGAGGCCACCCAGCGGGTGAGCGCGGGCACGCCCGTCTTCGGCCCGCCGCCGGAGGCCACCCAGCACATCGGTGGCACCTACGGCGGCGGCCAGTGGTCGGTGCCGGGCACCGGGCAGCCGTGGGCGACCCCGGCCACCGAGCCGGCTGCGGCCGGCTCCGGCGGTGGATTCGCCGGTCGGGTGGGCGGTGTCGTCGGCACGGTCAAGGGCTGGCCGCGCAAGGTGCAGCTCGCCGCCGCCGGCGGCCTGGCCGTGGTGCTGCTGATCGGGGCGGTCGTCCTGTTCAGCGGCGGCGACGAACCCGCGCCGACCACCCCGCAGGCCGCCCCCACCTCGCAGGCCCCGGCCGGCGGCGTGCCCCAGATGAAGGAGCACTCCGGCAAGGGCGTGCGGGTCATGGTGCCGCAGGGCTGGGAGCTCAACAGCGCCGGCAACTGGGTGGACTACGTCGACCCGCAGGACGAGGGCCGCAAGGTCCGGATCCTGGTGGAGGACTTCCGTACCACCTCGATGCGCTGGGCGGAGGTCGCCACGGACGGCCTGAAGAACCGTTCCAAGTCCTGCGCCAAGCCCTACAACCAGCTCGCCATGGACGAGGTGCAGTGGGTCGGCAAGGCCGCTGCCCAGTTCGAATACACCTGCGGCGAAGGCGAGGCCAAGCGGCACGGCGTGTGGCGCGGTGTGGTGCACGAGGGCAAGAGCTACTCGTTCTATCTCACCTCGAACGACGCGAAGTTCGCCGACAGCAGGCCGATCTTCGACGAGATGGTGAAGTCGTTCCAGCTCACCGAAGCCGGCTGA
- a CDS encoding phospho-sugar mutase, producing MPADTTDIDDIRDRARRWLDDDPDPASRDELQAVLDRLPTSAPELADRFAGPLTFGTAGLRGPLRAGPNGMNLAVVTQAAAGLVGWLAAQGGSGPLVIGYDARYGSRQFAERTAQVATGVGRPALLLPRPLPTPVLAYAVRHLGAVAGVMVTASHNPPQDNGYKVYLGAELGGALGAGAQIVPPADVGIEAAIRSVGPLAEVPLGPVGQVLGDDLVASYVERATAVIDPNGSRDLAVAYTPLHGVGAAVLTAAFARAGFPVPGVVPEQAEPDPAFPTVSFPNPEEPGAVDRLVALAEATGADIAIANDPDADRCAVAVRDTGPATSASGEVAGPSEPTGDPSGWRMLRGDEVGVLLADHLMRRGVTGLYATTIVSSSLLRAMCAARGLPYDETLTGFKWIVRAGGGAAPLVFGYEEALGYCVAPEHVRDKDGITAALTVAELAAGLKARGRTLTDRLDELAAEFGVHHTDQLSVRVDDLRLIADAMARIRAATPTTLLGQPVTEAQDLLPEADVVILRTGTARVVIRPSGTEPKLKAYLEVVEPVADGDVTAARTRATNAVTTLRAEIATTLAL from the coding sequence ATGCCGGCGGACACCACTGACATCGACGACATTCGCGACCGAGCCCGGCGCTGGCTCGACGACGACCCCGACCCGGCCAGCCGGGACGAGCTGCAGGCGGTGCTCGACCGCCTACCGACGAGCGCCCCGGAGCTGGCCGACAGGTTCGCCGGCCCACTGACCTTCGGCACCGCCGGGCTGCGCGGCCCGCTGCGCGCCGGCCCGAACGGGATGAACCTCGCGGTGGTCACCCAGGCCGCCGCCGGGCTGGTCGGCTGGCTCGCCGCCCAGGGCGGCTCCGGCCCCCTGGTGATCGGGTACGACGCCCGGTACGGCTCCCGTCAGTTCGCCGAACGGACCGCCCAGGTCGCCACCGGCGTGGGCCGCCCGGCGCTGCTGCTGCCCCGTCCGCTGCCCACCCCCGTGCTCGCCTACGCGGTGCGCCACCTCGGGGCGGTCGCCGGGGTGATGGTGACCGCCAGCCACAACCCGCCCCAGGACAACGGCTACAAGGTCTACCTCGGCGCGGAGTTGGGCGGGGCACTCGGCGCGGGCGCCCAGATCGTGCCGCCGGCCGATGTCGGCATCGAGGCCGCGATCCGGTCGGTCGGCCCGCTGGCCGAGGTGCCCCTCGGGCCGGTCGGGCAGGTGCTCGGCGACGACCTGGTGGCCTCCTACGTGGAGCGGGCCACCGCCGTGATCGACCCGAACGGGTCGCGTGACCTGGCCGTGGCGTACACGCCGCTGCACGGGGTGGGCGCGGCGGTGCTCACCGCGGCGTTCGCCCGGGCGGGCTTCCCCGTGCCCGGGGTGGTGCCCGAGCAGGCGGAGCCGGATCCGGCGTTCCCGACCGTCTCCTTCCCCAACCCGGAGGAGCCGGGGGCGGTGGACCGGCTGGTCGCGCTCGCCGAGGCGACCGGCGCGGACATCGCCATCGCCAACGACCCGGACGCCGACCGCTGCGCGGTGGCCGTACGGGACACCGGCCCGGCGACGAGCGCGAGCGGCGAGGTCGCCGGGCCGAGCGAGCCGACCGGGGACCCGTCCGGCTGGCGGATGCTGCGCGGTGACGAGGTGGGCGTGCTGCTGGCCGACCACCTGATGCGGCGCGGCGTGACCGGCCTGTACGCCACCACCATCGTGTCGTCGTCCCTGCTGCGGGCGATGTGTGCCGCCCGGGGCCTGCCGTACGACGAGACGCTGACCGGGTTCAAGTGGATCGTGCGGGCCGGCGGCGGGGCCGCGCCGCTGGTTTTCGGCTACGAGGAGGCGCTCGGCTACTGCGTCGCCCCGGAGCACGTACGCGACAAGGACGGCATCACCGCCGCGCTGACCGTGGCCGAGTTGGCCGCCGGGCTCAAGGCGCGGGGGCGCACCCTGACCGACCGGTTGGACGAACTGGCCGCCGAGTTCGGTGTGCACCACACGGACCAGCTCTCGGTGCGGGTGGACGACCTGCGGCTGATCGCCGACGCGATGGCCCGGATCCGGGCCGCGACGCCGACCACGCTGCTCGGGCAGCCGGTCACCGAGGCCCAGGACCTGCTGCCCGAGGCGGACGTGGTGATCCTGCGCACCGGCACCGCCCGGGTGGTGATCCGCCCCTCGGGCACCGAGCCGAAGCTCAAGGCGTACCTGGAGGTGGTGGAGCCGGTCGCGGACGGCGACGTCACCGCGGCCCGCACCCGCGCCACGAACGCGGTCACCACCCTCCGCGCCGAGATCGCCACCACCCTGGCCCTCTGA
- a CDS encoding GOLPH3/VPS74 family protein: protein MTGVALAEELLLLAYDDETGKATMPRISLDLGMAAAVLIELALAGRIVYSEGSLAAVDPTPIGEPLADEVLARMAADLPRSPASWVQRLRHGLRDRILGDLCARGVVRDVDETELGFIHVHRYPTVDPAVEADTRRRLAEALASGELPDERTAALATLVAVLRMEPALGLTGDAAGEARHRLEEIAGGAGFSGTVSLDDSVVRPSVGLVVAALGHAVNAALGPRR, encoded by the coding sequence ATGACTGGTGTTGCTCTCGCCGAAGAGCTGCTTCTCCTCGCGTACGACGACGAGACCGGCAAGGCGACCATGCCGCGGATCAGCCTCGACCTGGGGATGGCTGCCGCGGTGTTGATCGAACTGGCCCTGGCCGGGCGGATCGTGTACTCCGAGGGGTCCCTGGCGGCGGTGGACCCGACGCCCATCGGCGAGCCGCTCGCCGACGAGGTTCTCGCCCGCATGGCCGCCGACCTACCGCGCAGCCCCGCGTCCTGGGTCCAGCGGCTGCGGCACGGCCTGCGGGACAGGATCCTCGGCGACCTGTGCGCCCGGGGCGTGGTGCGTGACGTCGACGAGACCGAGCTGGGTTTCATCCACGTGCACCGCTACCCGACGGTGGACCCGGCCGTCGAGGCGGACACCCGCCGCCGGCTGGCGGAGGCGCTGGCCAGCGGGGAACTGCCCGACGAGCGGACCGCCGCCCTGGCCACCCTGGTCGCGGTCCTGCGGATGGAGCCGGCGCTCGGCCTGACCGGTGACGCGGCCGGGGAGGCCCGGCACCGGCTGGAGGAGATCGCCGGCGGCGCCGGCTTCTCCGGCACCGTCAGCCTGGACGACTCCGTCGTGCGCCCCTCGGTCGGCCTCGTCGTGGCCGCCCTTGGCCACGCCGTCAACGCCGCCCTGGGCCCCCGCCGCTGA
- the deoC gene encoding deoxyribose-phosphate aldolase produces the protein MTATATSARSELSELGRSETALRTFLHGLPGVDQVGAEQRAAQLGTRSIKTTAKAQAIDLAIRMVDLTTLEGADTPGKVRALAAKALRPDPADPSCPHVGAVCVYPAMVPHVAEVLRGSDVHLASVATAFPSGQAPLEVKLADTRAAVAAGADEIDMVINRGAFLAGRYKEVYDEIVATKEACGDAHLKVILETGELATYDNVRRASWLAMLAGGDFIKTSTGKVPVAATLPVTLVMLEAVRDFRAATGRQVGVKPAGGIKTTKDAIKYLVMVNETVGADWLDPDWFRFGASSLLNDLLMQRTKLTTGTYSGPDYFTLD, from the coding sequence ATGACGGCGACAGCGACGTCGGCCCGGTCGGAGCTCTCCGAGTTGGGACGATCCGAGACCGCTCTGCGGACCTTCCTGCACGGCCTGCCGGGCGTGGACCAGGTCGGCGCGGAGCAGCGGGCGGCACAGCTCGGCACCCGCTCCATCAAGACCACCGCCAAGGCCCAGGCCATCGACCTGGCGATCCGGATGGTCGACCTGACCACACTGGAGGGGGCTGACACCCCCGGCAAGGTGCGGGCCCTCGCGGCCAAGGCGCTGCGCCCCGACCCGGCCGACCCGTCCTGCCCGCACGTCGGCGCGGTCTGCGTCTACCCGGCGATGGTCCCGCACGTGGCCGAGGTGCTGCGCGGAAGTGACGTGCACCTGGCCAGCGTGGCGACCGCCTTCCCGTCGGGCCAGGCCCCGCTGGAGGTCAAGCTCGCCGACACCCGGGCCGCCGTGGCGGCCGGGGCCGACGAGATCGACATGGTGATCAACCGGGGGGCCTTCCTCGCCGGCCGGTACAAGGAGGTCTACGACGAGATCGTGGCCACCAAGGAGGCCTGCGGGGACGCCCACCTCAAGGTCATCCTGGAGACCGGCGAGCTGGCCACCTACGACAACGTGCGGCGTGCCTCCTGGCTGGCCATGCTGGCCGGCGGCGACTTCATCAAGACCTCCACCGGCAAGGTCCCGGTCGCGGCCACCCTGCCGGTGACCCTGGTGATGCTGGAGGCGGTCCGCGACTTCCGCGCCGCCACCGGGCGGCAGGTCGGCGTGAAGCCGGCCGGCGGCATCAAGACCACCAAGGACGCGATCAAGTACCTGGTGATGGTCAACGAGACCGTCGGCGCGGACTGGCTCGACCCGGACTGGTTCCGCTTCGGCGCGTCCAGCCTGCTCAACGACCTGCTGATGCAGCGCACCAAGCTGACGACCGGCACCTACTCCGGTCCCGACTACTTCACCCTGGACTGA
- a CDS encoding acyl-CoA mutase large subunit family protein, whose translation MSEPRSSESGFPIRGVYTAADLPEDLDSRLGGPGEFPYTRGVYPTMYTSRPWTMRQYAGFGTATESNARYHQLLRAGTMGLSVAFDLPTQMGYDSDDPIAHGEVGKVGVAIDSIDDMRLLFDDIPLDQVSTSMTINAPGSVLLLLYQLVAEESGVAGSALNGTIQNDILKEYIARGTYIFPPKPSLRLVADTFGYCRKEVPKWNTISISGYHMAEAGASPAQEIAFTLANGVEYVRAALAAGLAVDDFAPRLSFFFVARTTLLEEVAKFRAARRIWARLMRDDFGAKNPKSMMLRFHTQTAGVQLTAQQPEVNLVRVAVQGLGAVLGGTQSLHTNSFDEAIALPTEKAARLALRTQQVLAYETDLTATVDPFAGSYVVEAMTAEVEAAANELMDRVFDHGSAVDAIEAGFQKREIEQSAYRIAQEIDSGERVVVGLNRFTVDEEEPYEPLRVDPTIEAAQAERLARLRAERDAGAVERGLAELRAAAEGTENVLYPMKEALRARATVGEVCGTLRQVWGLYRPTDRF comes from the coding sequence ATGAGCGAACCGCGGTCAAGCGAGTCCGGTTTTCCGATCAGGGGCGTCTACACGGCGGCGGATCTTCCGGAGGACCTGGACTCCCGGCTCGGCGGTCCGGGCGAGTTCCCGTACACGCGTGGGGTCTACCCCACCATGTACACCTCCCGCCCCTGGACCATGCGCCAGTACGCCGGCTTCGGCACTGCCACCGAGTCCAACGCCCGGTACCACCAGTTGTTGCGGGCCGGCACGATGGGACTCTCCGTCGCCTTCGACCTGCCGACGCAGATGGGCTACGACTCCGACGACCCGATCGCGCACGGCGAGGTGGGCAAGGTCGGGGTGGCCATCGACTCGATCGACGACATGCGGCTGCTCTTCGACGACATCCCGCTGGACCAGGTCTCCACCTCGATGACCATCAACGCGCCCGGCTCGGTGCTGCTCCTGCTCTACCAGCTCGTGGCCGAGGAGAGCGGCGTGGCCGGCTCGGCCCTGAACGGCACGATCCAGAACGACATCCTCAAGGAGTACATCGCCCGCGGGACGTACATCTTCCCGCCGAAGCCCTCGCTGCGGCTGGTCGCCGACACCTTCGGCTACTGCCGCAAGGAGGTGCCGAAGTGGAACACCATCTCCATCTCCGGCTACCACATGGCCGAGGCCGGCGCGTCGCCCGCGCAGGAGATCGCGTTCACCCTGGCCAACGGCGTCGAGTACGTCCGGGCCGCGCTGGCGGCCGGGCTGGCCGTGGACGACTTCGCGCCCCGGCTGTCGTTCTTCTTCGTCGCCCGCACCACCCTGCTGGAGGAGGTGGCGAAGTTCCGGGCCGCCCGGCGGATCTGGGCCCGGCTGATGCGCGACGACTTCGGCGCCAAGAACCCGAAGTCGATGATGCTGCGCTTCCACACCCAGACGGCAGGCGTGCAGCTCACCGCCCAGCAGCCCGAGGTCAACCTGGTCCGGGTGGCGGTACAGGGCCTCGGCGCGGTGCTCGGCGGCACCCAGTCGCTGCACACCAACAGCTTCGACGAGGCGATCGCGCTGCCCACCGAGAAGGCGGCCCGGCTGGCGCTGCGTACCCAGCAGGTGCTGGCGTACGAGACGGACCTGACCGCCACCGTCGACCCGTTCGCCGGCTCGTACGTGGTGGAGGCGATGACGGCCGAGGTGGAGGCGGCGGCGAACGAGCTGATGGACCGGGTCTTCGACCACGGCTCGGCGGTCGACGCCATCGAGGCGGGCTTCCAGAAGCGGGAGATCGAGCAGTCGGCGTACCGGATCGCGCAGGAGATCGACTCCGGCGAGCGGGTGGTGGTGGGCCTCAACCGGTTCACCGTCGACGAGGAGGAGCCGTACGAGCCGCTGCGGGTCGACCCGACGATCGAGGCGGCACAGGCCGAGCGGCTGGCCCGGCTGCGCGCCGAGCGCGACGCGGGAGCGGTCGAGCGGGGGCTGGCCGAGTTGCGCGCCGCCGCGGAGGGCACCGAGAACGTGCTCTACCCGATGAAGGAGGCGCTGCGGGCCCGCGCCACGGTGGGCGAGGTCTGCGGCACCCTGCGCCAGGTGTGGGGGCTCTACCGCCCGACCGACCGGTTCTGA
- the upp gene encoding uracil phosphoribosyltransferase, whose translation MDVHVIDHPLAQSRLTAMRDARTDSSSFRAALHELTTMLVYEAARSFPVEKYPVQTPVTGTEGTRLANPPLLVPVLRAGLGMADAALGLLPESSMGFVGLARDEETYEPRAYMESLPRDLSGLPVLVLDPMLATGGSLEHCCRLLADRGCTDITVLCVLAAPVGIEKLERSGLPLRLVTASIDEGLNDQMFIVPGLGDAGDRQFGGMPRF comes from the coding sequence GTGGACGTACACGTCATTGACCATCCGCTCGCCCAGTCGCGGCTGACCGCCATGCGGGACGCGCGCACCGATTCCTCCTCTTTCCGGGCGGCGCTGCACGAACTCACCACCATGCTGGTGTACGAGGCCGCGCGCTCGTTCCCCGTCGAGAAGTACCCGGTGCAGACCCCTGTCACCGGCACCGAGGGCACCCGGCTGGCCAATCCGCCGCTGCTCGTGCCGGTGCTGCGGGCCGGCCTGGGCATGGCCGACGCCGCGCTCGGCCTGCTGCCGGAGTCCTCGATGGGCTTCGTCGGCCTGGCCCGCGACGAGGAGACGTACGAGCCGCGCGCCTACATGGAGTCGCTGCCGCGTGATCTCAGCGGCCTGCCGGTGCTGGTGCTCGACCCGATGCTCGCCACCGGCGGCTCGCTGGAGCACTGCTGCCGGCTGCTGGCCGACCGGGGCTGTACCGACATCACCGTGCTCTGCGTGCTCGCCGCACCCGTCGGCATCGAGAAGCTGGAGCGCTCCGGCCTGCCGTTGCGCCTCGTCACCGCCTCGATCGACGAGGGTCTCAACGACCAGATGTTCATCGTGCCGGGGCTCGGCGACGCCGGCGACCGCCAGTTCGGTGGGATGCCCCGCTTCTGA